In one Culex quinquefasciatus strain JHB chromosome 2, VPISU_Cqui_1.0_pri_paternal, whole genome shotgun sequence genomic region, the following are encoded:
- the LOC6049059 gene encoding uncharacterized protein LOC6049059 yields MKAFIVLSMALAIASCAAVDDSSKKDKRGLWELDDHHHGFDGFNGFNDHHEHIVDYHHKEIITKNVAVPYPVEVEKHVAVPVKVPYPVEVVKKVPVVVEKNVPVYVEKKVAVHVDRPVPYPVEVKVPVVHKEYVEVPKPYAVHVEKPVPVYVQKPVFVEKHVPVTVHIKEHHQKKHWGLF; encoded by the exons ATGAAG GCGTTCATTGTGTTGTCCATGGCCCTGGCCATCGCTTCCTGCGCGGCAGTCGACGACTCCTCCAAGAAGGACAAACGAGGTCTGTGGGAGCTGGACGATCACCATCACGGATTTGACGGTTTCAATGGATTCAACGACCATCACGAGCATATCGTCGATTATCACCACAAGGAGATCATCACCAAGAACGTGGCCGTGCCGTACCCGGTGGAGGTCGAGAAGCACGTGGCCGTTCCGGTTAAGGTCCCATACCCGGTCGAGGTCGTcaagaaggtcccggtggtGGTGGAGAAGAACGTCCCGGTGTACGTCGAGAAGAAGGTCGCCGTCCACGTGGATCGTCCCGTGCCGTACCCGGTCGAGGTGAAGGTCCCGGTTGTCCACAAGGAGTACGTCGAAGTACCCAAGCCGTACGCAGTTCACGTTGAGAAGCCCGTTCCAGTGTATGTTCAGAAGCCGGTGTTCGTGGAGAAGCACGTCCCGGTGACGGTGCACATCAAGGAGCACCACCAGAAGAAGCACTGGGGACTGTTTTGA